The window ACGAACAGGGGTTCATCCTGACCGGCAGGGAACTTGCCACCTCTGTTCCCGGAATATTCGCCGCCGGGGATGTGCGCGACACCCCGCTCCGCCAGATCATCACTGCTGCCAGCGACGGCGCACTGGCGGCCTTTTCGGCGGGGAAATATCTGGAAGAACATTATTGAAAGGCAAGGATGAAGGATGAAAAGGTCAAAGATTCTTGGCGTTGAGGATTTACTCAGGAAAGTGAAAGAATATGAATGATACGCCAAGAGATGTAGAAGTGCGAATGATGCAAATGTTTGCCCAGCGAACTCCTGCTGAGCGGTTGAGGATGGCAAGCGGCATGTTCGATGCGGGGAAAAAGCTCATGGAGGCCGGGCTCAAGCGGGAAAACCCTTCCCTTAATGAAGCTCAGCTTCGAACGCGAATATTTCTAAGGCTTTATGGCGATTGTTACTCTCAAGAAGAGATCGAAAAAATAGTGAAGCACATACCCAATATGCAATTGGACACGGATTAAGAATAGTCGGAATCGGTTTATTGCAATTTCACTTTTCATGAACAAGAACCAGGGGTAAAGGTATGAAAGAAAGGTACACAGCAGTGATCAAGCGGTCCAGCCATTGATGGATCGGATGGATTGAGGAGGTGCCTGGTGTTAATTGTCAGGAGCAGACGAAGGATGAATTGCTGAAGACACTGAAAGTCACACTACGAGAGGCGCTGGAGTTTAATCGTCTTGAGGCGCTCAACGCTGCGGGCGAGGG is drawn from Candidatus Latescibacter sp. and contains these coding sequences:
- a CDS encoding type II toxin-antitoxin system HicB family antitoxin → MGWIEEVPGVNCQEQTKDELLKTLKVTLREALEFNRLEALNAAGEGFEEATIAV